ACTGCTAGAACCATAAATACTAACATCATAAGACTACCTCAACAAACCAATAAGGGTGAAGATCAAACCGATGATGATAACAAGTCCGAGCATGATTGAAAAGCTCTTGTTAATCTTCTCTCCTCTGGTTTCTTTTTCTTTTGTGATAGGCTTTTGCTTGAGTTCTTCCATACGGCCTTCAACGTCACCGTAGAATAAATCTTTTTTAGACATGATTTCCTCCTAAAAGTGGTTGTAAACGGTCGGCCAACTCAGAGGCAGTCAAAGTGTTGGCTTGAGCTTTTTGAGCTTGCATGGCCTCTTGCATGGCTTGGTCATTGCCTAGGACCTGCTTAATCTTAGCAACCATGGCTGGATAGTTCTGACTAGCATAGATATGCTCTGGTGCTGTATAGACAGGTCCATGAGCTGTTTCTGAAAAGGCCAAAATCAACAATTGGTGTTCAAAGGCAGTCCGTGTCGCCTTATACAATTCATTATGATGGTTAATGTCCAAGTAGAGGTCAGACTCTTGATAGAGCTTGTCCAACTGCTTGTGACTAGCATTTGGATGGAGCACAACGTTTGAATAACGCATCATTGAAAGCAATCTTGGGGACATCTCAGTGACTGCTGCAATCTGGAAAGTCACATCTGGGAGTGACTCAACCAAGACTTCCAAACGCTCAATTTGGTCTGAATTGGTTGCGATAAAGGCATTACGAGGTTTACCATGATTTTCCTTGAAGTCATAGGCATAGCCAAGAGACAAGATTTTATGATGCTTGTCCTCTGGCGCCAAGGTCAAGGCCTTTTCATAAGTCGCCTTATCAGGAATGATGATGGCATTGGCTCTGGCTGAATTATCTTCCAAGATACCATTCATATTACCTGGAAGGACATCACCCAACGGCTCTTGCCAGACAAGGACATCAGTGGCACCTTGATTTTCCATAGTCCATGAGACGATGAAAGGTGTCGCCAAGCTATTAAAGATAATGTGGTCGATATCACCAAAGACCTGAGCTAGAAAGGCTTTGATAAATTCGGTACGGTTGGCAAAACGACGAAGGGCTTGTCCTGGTAAGGTCAAGAGAATATCACCGGTGAGATGATTTTCCAAGATACGTTCGTCGCCTTCTTTGGTTTGGTAGCTGGTAAAGAGTGCCTGACCATTCTCATCATGAGTGGTCTTGGCAAAGCAGAAACCGTACTTGTTATAGTGGTCCACTTGACGAATTTTACCTGACTTGTCCAACCATTCGACACTTTTGACGATACGAGCCTTGCTACCTTCAGGGAAGGTGATGCGAGCACGTTCTTCAGTGAGGTTAGACACACGCGCCATCTGATTGTTCCCTGAAATTTCCCAAAAGGCTGGCACAGGAACTTGGTTGAAAAAGCGTGGTTTGCCAGTTTCCTCTTCCGCTTCCACATAGTAGGTGAAAGGAGAGAGAGCTCCTTGAGGGAGGAATCCATCTGGATTGATGACAACTGTTGTGGCATCGTAGCCTGCTGCCTGAAGAGAGTAAGCCAAATCCTTACTGGCTTGATTGTAGTAATCACATAAGAATATCATGAGCGTACCTCCTCAAGTAACTGTTTCCAAGCTGCCTTGACTTGGCTAGTCAAGAAGCCTTTGGCAAGGTCATAAGATTTTTGGCGCATGGCCTCGATTTTACCTTCTTCATAGAGACGGACAATGGCATCCTTATAAGACTTGGTGATAACATCTACAACATGATTTTCAGCGACGGGGAGGAGATAACCGTTGGCCCCATCTTGGATAAAGGTTTGATTACCATAAGGAACGTCAAACCCAATCATCGGAAGACCTGAGCCAACCGCCTCCATAAGAGTAAGTCCAAAGCCTTCGCTGGTTGAAGCTGTCAGATAGACCTCGTACTGGCTATAAATGTCAGTTAAATCAGCGTGGCCCATGAGTCGGATATAGTCGCCAGCTTGAGCTTCGACAATAATCTCACGCAACTTGGCATCCATGCTACCACTACCGTAGATATCAAAAGTGATATCAGGCAGAGTCTTATGAACCTCAATCACCGCACGCACCAACCAGTCAATGTGTTTTTCCTGAGCCAAACGTGAGGCCGTAATCATTGAGAATGGCTTACGTGGCTTGTCTTGTCCAACCAATTCAGGCAAACTTCCAACCGGAATGGTGTAAATCTTTGGATTATGGTTGGTGTAGCGACGGAATTGTTCCTGTAAGATTTCCTTCTGACGATCAGTCGCCACGATAAAGAAATCAACCTTGTCCGCATTGGTAAATTGGTACTCGTAATAGTTATTCCAGAGAATGTAGTTGTCATCAGTTTGATTGACACTAAAATGCTCAGCGTGAACAACGACACCTAGGCGAGCAGCCTGTGCTTCTTCAAAGACCAACTGACCAATACCTGTTTCACGGTCCAAAATGACCACATCATCCTTGGTTAGGGCCAGACGTTTGAAGAAATAGCGAAGAAATTCTTGCTTACCATAGAGAACCTGATCTGGGAAACGATAGATATCCTGATTATTGTCTCCTACAATCATGTCATAGGCTGTAGACCCATCTTCGTTATAAAAACGACGTTGGTAAACCTTAGCTTGATTGTCCTTAGGCGCAGAATACTCACTACAATAACGAGTGTAAGAGTAAAAGTCCTTGCGCAAGAGTTTGTCATTGACAAAGTAGCTCACGGTTTCCACAGCATCTTCGTCCATCGCACGAAGGTTACATGCCACCACCATATCATCTTGTGGGTAATGGTAACGAATGAGGCAGCCAGCTACTTCCTTGCGCTCAGGATTGGCAGGTAAGATGGCCTCGATTTCCGCTAGGCTAATGCTCGATGGTGCTATCTTAACATCTGTAAAATAGCTATGGAGCCAGATGATTTCGTCGTCTGCAAAACCAATCTTGCTAGTCATATGCTCGATATTATCTCCAAGGATGAGATCCATAAAGACAAATTTTGCCTCTTGTCCCATTTCCCTGAAAATCTTGGCACGGTAGGCCTGGGCATATTCGACACCACTGCTGGCCCAACCTATGCCTAAATTAATGTTATATACTGTCATAATTTCCTTATTTTATGGGAAATGGCTGATGATATCTCCTTTTTTAGTGACTTGCACCTGACTAAGGAGAAGATTACGAACCATATCCTTTCTGATTTGACGTTTCATGGCTTCAAAGCCCTTGTAAGCCTCTTGGTAGTATTCAACAATCGGGTTCTTTTGACTGAGTTGTTGGCTACCAATAGCCATTTGAAGTTGTTGCAGATAGTCTACCTGCTCCACCCAGTTGTCATCCACAGCCTTAAGCATGGATAGGCGTTGGAAATACTCGTTTAGTTCCTTGGTTTTCAACTCTTGCTTTTTAGCATCAAGTTCACGATAGGCAAACTGGTAGATGAGTTCCAAGACTTGCTCACGATTGTTGAGGTCCAAATCCTTAGGGATTTCATTGATGCGGAAGCTGATATTACGCAAGATAAAGTGGTAAAGATTTTCCGCTTTTGAGAAATCTTCCTCAGCCATAGCCTGGTCGATAAAGTCATCAAGAACCTCGTCGATAACAGTGTCCAAGCCTTGATTGTGATAGATGAGGCGGTCACGTTGCGCATAGATCATCTCACGTTGGATGTTCATACTTTCTGCAAATTCAAGGGTTTGGCGACGTGAGGTACGACCAGAACTTTCACTGGCTTCTTGGGCTTTTTCAACCAATTTACGATACTTACGGCCTGTCAATTCTTTAGGCTCGATGTGATCACTAATGGCGTATTCTTTGTAAGTACGGTGAACCCAAGATGGACCGTATTTTTTAATCACATCATCTTCAAGTGAGACGAAGAATTTAGACATACCAGGGTCACCCTGACGTCCAGAACGGCCACGGATTTGCAGGTCAATACGCTGACTTTCCATACGTTCGGTACCGATAACGACCAAACCACCGAGTTCAGCCACACCCTTACCGAGCTTGATATCTGTTCCACGTCCAGCCATTGACGTCGCAACAGTCACGGCACCCATTTGTCCAGACTCAGCAATCATCTCAGCCTCACGGGGTGCATTATTGGCATTTAGGAGGTTATGAGCAATCCCTTCACGCAAAAGCAAAGAAGAATAAAGCTCTGACATTTCCACCGAACCAACGAAAATCAAGATTGGATTGCCTTTTTCATGATAATGTTTAACATACTCTAAAGAGGCAAAGACCTTCTCTGGTAGGGTCGCATAAATCTTATCTGGGTAATCGATACGTTGTTTCTTACGGTTGGTTGGGATTTGAATAACCTTCATACCGTAGGTATCGAGAAATTCTTTTTCCGCAACCTTACCAGTACCAGTCATCCCTGAAATTTTCTTGAATTTTTTAAAGAGACTTTGGTAGGTGATTGAAGCCATGGCTCTGGTTTCTTGTGACAAGGCCACTAATTCCTTGGCTTCGATGGCTTGGTGGAGGCCACCTTGGAGCTTAGTCAATTCCAAGAGACGACCTGTCGATTTATCAAGAAGTACCACTTCAGGTCCCTTCTTGCCATCACGAATGATATAATCCTTGTCCTTTTTATAGAGCAAGTGGGCACGAAGAGAAAAGAGCAGGTGACGGGCAAAAGTGCTATTTCCCTCATCGTAGAGGTTGCCGATACCAAGGTAATTTTCAGCAGCCTTAGCCCCTTTAGTAGTCAACCAGACTTCACCTTTTTCCTCTTTGAAGATATAGTCCTCACCCTCAACCAAGGTGGTCATAAGCGTATCCATCATCCCATAGTAGTTAGACTGAACACGGGGTGCACCAGAGATAATCAAAGGCGTCTGTGCACTGTCAAGGAGGACAGAATCCACCTCATCGACAATAGCATAGTTAAAGGGACGCATGTATTTTCCGTCTTGGTTAGAAGCAAGGTTATCAATCAAATAGTCAAAGCCTAAGCTAGAATTGGTCGTGTAAACGATGTCTGATTGATAGATAGCACGCTTTTCTGCCGGTTCCATCTCATTGCTGCCTTCCACACAGGGAACACCAATCGTCAAACCTAGGAACTCGTAGACCTGACCCATTTCCTCGGCGTCACGGATAGCCAAGTATTCATTGGTCGTAACCAGGATAGCCCCTTCACCTGACAAGGCATTAAGGTAAACTGGCATGGTAGCCGTCAAAGTCTTACCCTCACCGGTATTCATCTCGGCGATATGGCCTTGGTGCATGACAATGCCTCCCATGACCTGAACATCATAAGGGAACATGCCTAGCACACGCTTATCCGCTTCACGAACAACCGCAAAGGCTTCAGGCAGGAGGTCGTCCAAGCTTTCTCCTTGAGCCAAACGCTCCTTAAATTCCTGCGTTTTATTTTTCAACTCAAGGTTGCTCAAACCTGCCATTTCATCGGCTAGGCCGTTAATTTCCTTGAGTATCTCCTTAACAGGGAGAATAGGATTCAGTTGTTTAAACATGTTCTTCTCCTGTTTCTTCCAGTTTTAAGTTGTAGAAATCTAGCTCTTTGACCCCAGCACTCAAGAGGGAAATACGGTAGGTATAGGCCTCGTGAGGGTATACGAAGGTCATCTGGGTACTCTTTTCAATCAGCTGTTTGATTTCATTGTCATAACGGTCCAAAAAGCTGACTTTCAAAAAGACTGAGCCTGTTGGGACAGCTTCGAGATTGGCCGTCAAATCATAACTGTGCCCCTTTTTCAAAAGTGGGAGGGCAGGCTGAGTACGACCAGCTTGATAGTTTTGGATAGCCACCCAAGACTGGATTTCCGTTCCTGATGGCACCAAAGGATTGTAAAATTGCACAGAACCATCTTGGCGTTTAACAATTTTTGAGCCATACATGTAGGCTTTGTGGTTTAAGCCCCACAAGATTTCTGATTTCTTGTTTCTGAACATTCTTACTCCTTCCTTCCAAAATCATTTTCTAAAATCATACGGTAAAAATTAACAAACCAAGTTGTCGCCGTATAAGAATCATCGTTGTGTCGACCTGACGTTCCCTTGCTGAGAATCTTAGCCCCTGAGTAATAGAGAGACTTGGTAATGTCCTCGTAGGCCGTCGGATCCATATCCTCGTCTTTCATGTAGGAAAGACCAAAAGTTGTATTTGAGAAGTCTGCTTTTTCAAATTTATCCCAGAACTTCTGATTAAGGGCCTCGACACCTTCATTATCCAACCGTCCTGTCTGCAAATGCAAGACATCAATTCCTGTTGGGAAAACCTCTGGCGCCAAGAGTCTGGCACGATTACCGATAGTACCAACATTGGCTAGAGGCTTAGACATAATGATGGCATGAGGCTCAAAGTCCGCACCGTAGTACATAGATGGAAAGGTTCCCATGGACATTCCTGAGAGAATGAGCTGACTATTGTCAAAGCCTAGATAGTCCAAGTAATGTTGGATGGTGTCTTTGATGCTATTTTCAAGTTCTTCAGTTCCCATATAGAAGGCTCCCCCTTGGAGACGAGGGTCCGAAAAGAGCAAGAATGGCGTTCCCATCCCCTTCATCATTCCGAAACCTTCGAAACCTTCGGCAGGACGGAAACCTGAGAAGTAAACTGACAAAGGTGGTTTGAAGTCACCAGGATAAAAGAAATAGTTGATTTCCTGACGCTTGCTATCGTGGAGAATTCCACCACCAAGTACAAATTTCCCGAATTGGAAACGGGTCAAACGTTGGTGAAGCCCACCAATTGTAATCTGACCTTGGCCTTTCATCTCAAGACTAGCAGACAGGAGGAAGGTCGTGTCCTCATCGAGGACGATAGCTCCCTTGCGCATTTCTTCTTCTGAAACGATATAGGTCTTGAAAATACCTGCGACCGATCCTTCTGGCAAAAGATTAAGAATCAAGCGACACTCACAAGTCTCCTCTTTTTCAAACTCCAACCAAAGCTCGATAGGATTTTCCTTGCTGGCTCTGACATTATAGGTCCAGTCCAAGACAGGGCTGAAATCTTGACCATAATCACCATTTAAAATGACATTTTCATAACCATGGTAGGTCACTTGGCCAGTAAAATTGGGGTTAACCTGGGTCGTGAACGGAAACATCTTATCCCCGTATTGCCCTGAAAAGAGTGCTTTTGAAAGGGTAAAGAGCAACTGTCCTTGATTTGAAAAATCAGTCGGCACAGCACACATTTCCTTGATGAACTGAGCTAGAATCTCATCTGACACTTCAATCGTTTGATCAAAGAAAATAGTGTGAGGAATCAAATGCTCTTTAATAGCCATCAATTCCTCAAGACCTGCAAGACTGTCCACAATGACAGCTGTGAAAGTCTTGATTTCGTCTTCTTCGATGGTTTCTTGCAAGGTCTCAAGCTGACCAAGATTGCAATAATACCATTTCATATTTTCAGGAATTTCCTGAATTTCTGACCAGTTGGATGGTCCAACTTGTAGTATTTTCAGGCGATTATCCTTGGTCATTCTGCTCCTCCTTCAACCAATTTTCCCATTTTTGTACCAAACGGTCTCCTGTGTTTTCCTTGATTTTCTCAATTGAGTAGATAAGGGAACGGTTCCAGTTGTTCAACTGTCCCAAATAGTAGTAAGCCCCTTTTTCAAAATCGGACAAGTGCTTCAAGATATAACCATTTTCTTGGTGGGTCACATACTCAGATGCCACACGGTTAATTTGTGGAATACCAGCACTAATCCCTGCAATTTGTGTATAACGATTAGGCTCCTTGCTCAAGTCGACAATGAGTCGTGTAAACTGAAGGGCCTTAATAAGGGCAGTCTCGTCACGCAGGTCTTGGAAAGAAAATCGGCTTACGATTTCATTATTTTCTTCCAATTTATTTTCTGCACCACTACTTTCGACAACCTCTTCAAAGACTTCTGGACTCAATCGTTCTTCAATCATTCTTTCCACTTGATTTTGCAGGCTAGCAAGTTGCTCTGGATTGGCATTAAAAGCCCCAAACTCAACCTGTGTCTTAGGATACTTAGCCACAAAAGCCAAGACCTGATAAACCGCCTCTAAATCCAATTGGTCAAAGTCAACCTGATAAAAGATCTTAGATTCTTTGACACGTTGACTGGTTCCCAAAGCCAAGCGGGTATCGAAGGAAGCCATGTGTTTGAGTTTCTTAGCCTCTTCTGGATAGGCAACCTGAAGTTGTTCTAAGTAATCGTAACGGTCAGCAATCAACAAGTCCACTTGTGGCAGAAAGGCTGCATAGGTGTCAATACTATCGTCCTGATTACGTTCTGCGAACCAAGTCAAAATCTTAGTGTTGGCTGCTGGCAAGTGGTCAAAGAGGTGTTTGTTATGGCGTAAATCTGAGGCGATAACAAAGCGGTCATCCGCTTCTACCTTTTCTTCCAAGAATTTAGTCAAAAATTCCCAGATAACTTCTGAAAGGTCACCATAGTAACTCTTATTAAAACGACCTTCCGTACGAGGGTTGGCTACAATCCCACGACCATCAAAGAAATGACAAAGCTGCCAAACTCCCTTGGCATTGAGGTAGTTTCGATAGCTTGGTTGTCCGTCTTCATAATAAAGACTACTTGAAATAAAACCGCGGTCATCATAGATGTCTTCGCGAATGATTTGCTCATCCTTATAGTAGCGAATCATGCCAATAAAGCCTTCTGAACCGAACTCAATCTCGGCATAACGCTTGTGTTGGCATTGCACCACGATAGCAAATGGTGTGTGAACAAAGGTAGAGCCTTCTGGCCATTCCAAATCTGTCACCTGAAGGTTTTTCATTTCTTCATCAGTGATACCCTGAATCAAGTCAAAAATAGCCGTATAACCAACTTCCAAGACATCATGACGATGTAGGAAATAACGCAAATGCGGTTGGTAGGCCAAAAGCAAAAGCTGAGGAGCTAAATCCTCATCCTGAAAAATACGAACTTGGTGCAAGCTGTCATCAAATTCGATTTTTTGGCGGATACGGTACCAAGGATCAATGACCGTCTTCCAAAATTCGTCCGTCTGTCCATACCAAGCTGGAATAAAATAATACATGAGTTCTCCTTCATTGTCTTTTCATCACAATACTTGAGATTGAGGGGCAGACCGATCACGCATCACCAGCCTGCCTCTCAACCCCACGAGGGGTGAGAGTTTATACATTTTCAAAAAGTGGGGTGTAGGAAGTGTTAAGCTTCAAGGCTTTCATTTCCTCGTTAACATTGTAAATCATACCGCTAAAAATCAAGAAAGTCCCAGGAATCATACTCAGTTGCAGGTAATCTGGATTAACTAAGATAATCAGCATTGGAGCACCCGCCATAAAGAGCATGTAAAGGGCACCGATGAAACCAAGTCTAAGCACCAAATGGTTGATATAGGCACTGGTTTCTTGGCCTGGATAAACGCCATAAATGTACTCACCTGACTTGCGCATACGCTCAGAGATTTGCTCACCAGAGACATTAACAAAGGCAAAAGCTAACCCTAGAACGAAGAGCATGACCAGATAAACAACCAACCAAAGAGGTTGACCGACCGTCAAGGCCTTGATAGCACCACTGGTCCACTTGTTTTCAGGATGGATAAATTGAATCAGCATAAAGACGTACTGCGGAATGCTGACTAGGGACATGGCATACATGAAAGGCATCCCTCCGGCTGGATTCAACATAATATCCAAGTAAGAATACTGTTTGAAGCGGTTATGAATATTGATTTTATTGATTGAGATACGATATCTAGCCCTCTGCACAACCCCTGAAACATAGAGGAATACCAAACTGAACAGAATCAGAGGAAGCAAGACATTCCAACCAATACCTAATTTTTCAATACTATCCATGATTTGATAAGGCAGGTTGGCCATCATACTTGCCATCAAGATGACAATGGAGCCCCCAATCCCAAAGAGGGAGTTGAGGTCTGATAACCAAACCAAGAAAAAGGTCCCCGCAATCAATAAAATGGTATTCATGAAAATAGCGAGACTAGCATTAACCCCTGAAACGATAGGTAAATTCAAGGATACTGCCAAAGATTGAACAATGGCAATCCCCAGGGCTAAATACATGCGTCTACGGTCCTGAATCTCAATAGGGAGATTTTTCAAACCCATTTTCTTAGAGAAAGAAAACATCTGCCAGAGAATCATGGCCGACATCCAGGGCGACAAGCCCACTGAAAAAAGAGACATGGACCTGAGGTTTCCACCCATCATGGCACTAGAGAAAGCCAAGGAACCGATGGTTCCCCCAAAGATATTTGCATTTTTCAAATCTACAAACGGTAGAACCAATTGATTTCCCAAACAATAAATAAAGAGGAAAAAGAGGGTCCATAAGACACGTTTGGTGATTATCGATTGACTAATTTTTTTCACTATTACTCCTATTTCCTGCCCATAGACAGGCTGATGTTATTTCGATTGAAACGAGACAGAGACGCCATTTCAGCCTACTTATCCAAACAAATGATTACAGGCTCTTCTTACGCATTTGACGAATGGTCTCAGCCATCTCTTTCCAACGATCTCTTGAGTAGGTTTGTTGGTTATGCTTGGTTGACTTGAGGTCCTCAAACCCTAAAATTGGTTTATTTTCAAACCTAAAGGCATCAAGAATTTCTACTACCTTTCTTCCTGGATTGATATCCAAAAGCAAGTCGCTTGTTCGTACCAATTCCAAATCTAGCCCATTTAAACCTGCAATGGCTGAGTAAACCGTCACATTTGGATAGGTAATCAATTGGGCCAGTTTATCCGTCACATGCTGGCGAGAGACTATTTTAAACTGTACCTTAGGAAGAGCCGAGATAAGATCCGTCAAATGCGGGATTTCCGAAATGTTGGTGTAGACCAAACAAGTGAATGGACGGCCCTTAGGATAAATCATATCCTCTGAAAGTGGCAATAAAGCAGCATTCTCAGCGACCCCTGACCAATCCATTTGAGCATAGAACCACCAGACCTCACGATAGGCTTGGCAGGCTAAAGGCAACCAAGGCTTACGATGTGAGGCATAATGCAGAACTTTAGGATAATCTTGACCATTTGGCAAATGGAAGCCAGCTAGACTGGACTTGGTGACCGCATAATTGTTATCAAAAGACAAAGGCAACCAGTTGTTACGGAAGACCATATTTAGAATGGACTGCTCGGCAAATGGTACCTTGTCATGCCATTCGCTGGTCATGTCAATCAAGTGGCGTCTCATATTGTACTGTTTCCAATAAGCTGTATCAATCACCATGAAACCTGCATCAAACATTGCCTGACGGTCTTGAACCTGAATGGCATAATCACGCACAGCAGCCAAAGGGCGACCTTGTAAATCAAGGGTAAAGAGATCTTCTAGAGAACCTGTAACCACCATGTCACTATCCAAATAAAGGGCCCGTTCCTCAGACACAAAGTCCGCCACAAAATAGCGAAGATAGCTTGCATAGTTGCTATTAGTCTTGTATTGCTTGATATGACTACTATCCACACGACAGTTAATCACTTCACTACCAAAGGCAGCCAAATGACGGTTTAGTCCTCTAAACCACTCTTGAGAGAAATCATCGTTAATCAAGTAAAAACGAATGTTGCGATGATGGAAAACGATGGATTTGATGGTCGTAAGCACTTGGTCAACATAAGTATAGTTAGCCGCAAGAACAATAGCACGCTTTTTAGTCTCATAACGTTGAGGAGCTAAACTCAAGACCTGGAATTTCTCCTGAATGGAGCGGTAGGCATCAGAATCCGTGAGACCTTGCTCCTCCACATTTTTCAAGCAAGCCTCTAGCATCTGACGGTAGGTGACCATGTATTTCTCCAGAGGGAAAC
Above is a window of Streptococcus salivarius DNA encoding:
- the asp4 gene encoding accessory Sec system protein Asp4 translates to MSKKDLFYGDVEGRMEELKQKPITKEKETRGEKINKSFSIMLGLVIIIGLIFTLIGLLR
- the gtfB gene encoding accessory Sec system glycosylation chaperone GtfB is translated as MIFLCDYYNQASKDLAYSLQAAGYDATTVVINPDGFLPQGALSPFTYYVEAEEETGKPRFFNQVPVPAFWEISGNNQMARVSNLTEERARITFPEGSKARIVKSVEWLDKSGKIRQVDHYNKYGFCFAKTTHDENGQALFTSYQTKEGDERILENHLTGDILLTLPGQALRRFANRTEFIKAFLAQVFGDIDHIIFNSLATPFIVSWTMENQGATDVLVWQEPLGDVLPGNMNGILEDNSARANAIIIPDKATYEKALTLAPEDKHHKILSLGYAYDFKENHGKPRNAFIATNSDQIERLEVLVESLPDVTFQIAAVTEMSPRLLSMMRYSNVVLHPNASHKQLDKLYQESDLYLDINHHNELYKATRTAFEHQLLILAFSETAHGPVYTAPEHIYASQNYPAMVAKIKQVLGNDQAMQEAMQAQKAQANTLTASELADRLQPLLGGNHV
- the gtfA gene encoding accessory Sec system glycosyltransferase GtfA; this translates as MTVYNINLGIGWASSGVEYAQAYRAKIFREMGQEAKFVFMDLILGDNIEHMTSKIGFADDEIIWLHSYFTDVKIAPSSISLAEIEAILPANPERKEVAGCLIRYHYPQDDMVVACNLRAMDEDAVETVSYFVNDKLLRKDFYSYTRYCSEYSAPKDNQAKVYQRRFYNEDGSTAYDMIVGDNNQDIYRFPDQVLYGKQEFLRYFFKRLALTKDDVVILDRETGIGQLVFEEAQAARLGVVVHAEHFSVNQTDDNYILWNNYYEYQFTNADKVDFFIVATDRQKEILQEQFRRYTNHNPKIYTIPVGSLPELVGQDKPRKPFSMITASRLAQEKHIDWLVRAVIEVHKTLPDITFDIYGSGSMDAKLREIIVEAQAGDYIRLMGHADLTDIYSQYEVYLTASTSEGFGLTLMEAVGSGLPMIGFDVPYGNQTFIQDGANGYLLPVAENHVVDVITKSYKDAIVRLYEEGKIEAMRQKSYDLAKGFLTSQVKAAWKQLLEEVRS
- the secA2 gene encoding accessory Sec system translocase SecA2; the protein is MFKQLNPILPVKEILKEINGLADEMAGLSNLELKNKTQEFKERLAQGESLDDLLPEAFAVVREADKRVLGMFPYDVQVMGGIVMHQGHIAEMNTGEGKTLTATMPVYLNALSGEGAILVTTNEYLAIRDAEEMGQVYEFLGLTIGVPCVEGSNEMEPAEKRAIYQSDIVYTTNSSLGFDYLIDNLASNQDGKYMRPFNYAIVDEVDSVLLDSAQTPLIISGAPRVQSNYYGMMDTLMTTLVEGEDYIFKEEKGEVWLTTKGAKAAENYLGIGNLYDEGNSTFARHLLFSLRAHLLYKKDKDYIIRDGKKGPEVVLLDKSTGRLLELTKLQGGLHQAIEAKELVALSQETRAMASITYQSLFKKFKKISGMTGTGKVAEKEFLDTYGMKVIQIPTNRKKQRIDYPDKIYATLPEKVFASLEYVKHYHEKGNPILIFVGSVEMSELYSSLLLREGIAHNLLNANNAPREAEMIAESGQMGAVTVATSMAGRGTDIKLGKGVAELGGLVVIGTERMESQRIDLQIRGRSGRQGDPGMSKFFVSLEDDVIKKYGPSWVHRTYKEYAISDHIEPKELTGRKYRKLVEKAQEASESSGRTSRRQTLEFAESMNIQREMIYAQRDRLIYHNQGLDTVIDEVLDDFIDQAMAEEDFSKAENLYHFILRNISFRINEIPKDLDLNNREQVLELIYQFAYRELDAKKQELKTKELNEYFQRLSMLKAVDDNWVEQVDYLQQLQMAIGSQQLSQKNPIVEYYQEAYKGFEAMKRQIRKDMVRNLLLSQVQVTKKGDIISHFP
- the asp3 gene encoding accessory Sec system protein Asp3, yielding MFRNKKSEILWGLNHKAYMYGSKIVKRQDGSVQFYNPLVPSGTEIQSWVAIQNYQAGRTQPALPLLKKGHSYDLTANLEAVPTGSVFLKVSFLDRYDNEIKQLIEKSTQMTFVYPHEAYTYRISLLSAGVKELDFYNLKLEETGEEHV
- the asp2 gene encoding accessory Sec system protein Asp2 — translated: MTKDNRLKILQVGPSNWSEIQEIPENMKWYYCNLGQLETLQETIEEDEIKTFTAVIVDSLAGLEELMAIKEHLIPHTIFFDQTIEVSDEILAQFIKEMCAVPTDFSNQGQLLFTLSKALFSGQYGDKMFPFTTQVNPNFTGQVTYHGYENVILNGDYGQDFSPVLDWTYNVRASKENPIELWLEFEKEETCECRLILNLLPEGSVAGIFKTYIVSEEEMRKGAIVLDEDTTFLLSASLEMKGQGQITIGGLHQRLTRFQFGKFVLGGGILHDSKRQEINYFFYPGDFKPPLSVYFSGFRPAEGFEGFGMMKGMGTPFLLFSDPRLQGGAFYMGTEELENSIKDTIQHYLDYLGFDNSQLILSGMSMGTFPSMYYGADFEPHAIIMSKPLANVGTIGNRARLLAPEVFPTGIDVLHLQTGRLDNEGVEALNQKFWDKFEKADFSNTTFGLSYMKDEDMDPTAYEDITKSLYYSGAKILSKGTSGRHNDDSYTATTWFVNFYRMILENDFGRKE
- the asp1 gene encoding accessory Sec system protein Asp1, whose protein sequence is MYYFIPAWYGQTDEFWKTVIDPWYRIRQKIEFDDSLHQVRIFQDEDLAPQLLLLAYQPHLRYFLHRHDVLEVGYTAIFDLIQGITDEEMKNLQVTDLEWPEGSTFVHTPFAIVVQCQHKRYAEIEFGSEGFIGMIRYYKDEQIIREDIYDDRGFISSSLYYEDGQPSYRNYLNAKGVWQLCHFFDGRGIVANPRTEGRFNKSYYGDLSEVIWEFLTKFLEEKVEADDRFVIASDLRHNKHLFDHLPAANTKILTWFAERNQDDSIDTYAAFLPQVDLLIADRYDYLEQLQVAYPEEAKKLKHMASFDTRLALGTSQRVKESKIFYQVDFDQLDLEAVYQVLAFVAKYPKTQVEFGAFNANPEQLASLQNQVERMIEERLSPEVFEEVVESSGAENKLEENNEIVSRFSFQDLRDETALIKALQFTRLIVDLSKEPNRYTQIAGISAGIPQINRVASEYVTHQENGYILKHLSDFEKGAYYYLGQLNNWNRSLIYSIEKIKENTGDRLVQKWENWLKEEQNDQG
- the secY2 gene encoding accessory Sec system protein translocase subunit SecY2 yields the protein MKKISQSIITKRVLWTLFFLFIYCLGNQLVLPFVDLKNANIFGGTIGSLAFSSAMMGGNLRSMSLFSVGLSPWMSAMILWQMFSFSKKMGLKNLPIEIQDRRRMYLALGIAIVQSLAVSLNLPIVSGVNASLAIFMNTILLIAGTFFLVWLSDLNSLFGIGGSIVILMASMMANLPYQIMDSIEKLGIGWNVLLPLILFSLVFLYVSGVVQRARYRISINKINIHNRFKQYSYLDIMLNPAGGMPFMYAMSLVSIPQYVFMLIQFIHPENKWTSGAIKALTVGQPLWLVVYLVMLFVLGLAFAFVNVSGEQISERMRKSGEYIYGVYPGQETSAYINHLVLRLGFIGALYMLFMAGAPMLIILVNPDYLQLSMIPGTFLIFSGMIYNVNEEMKALKLNTSYTPLFENV